From Neobacillus sp. PS2-9, the proteins below share one genomic window:
- a CDS encoding FAD-binding oxidoreductase: MDQEMNRLSLLSMQVEKESIATALQAKEIYNHLGEFLKDSIMLSSKKRTITIIGGGIIGLMAAYFLQKNGYGVTILERKSFGAAASGRNGGGVLALGRELREIPFARLAIEIWDALELDGIDTKFVRSGNVMVASNETEKQKLLAAHDLYQASGLTVKILSANEMKTIVPDIFPQINMGLLSETDAQSYPFTTIKSIISYLKENGVKVIDHCEVYEFKTNQQEIEYATTNKGNYQSDAYLFCAGPWTTELCNKLNEEIPVLPRRSQILVTEIMKKRKIHPFVAGNSIYLRQTHAGNILFGGGGPWETNGYDVSNTNFAIEFLTKRFIEIFPGYRNKQLIRAFAGTVELTRDHLPYFGKINSWDNAFISAGYNGHGYGMSTVMGKLMAKSLSSYFAGKVNPVETTILSNFSVARIGQKVGDQYV; the protein is encoded by the coding sequence ATGGATCAAGAGATGAATCGACTCAGTTTACTATCAATGCAGGTTGAAAAAGAATCAATAGCAACGGCTTTACAGGCAAAAGAGATCTATAATCACTTAGGAGAATTTTTAAAAGATTCTATAATGCTCTCCTCAAAAAAGAGAACAATTACAATTATTGGCGGGGGAATTATTGGGCTTATGGCGGCTTATTTCCTTCAAAAAAATGGGTACGGTGTAACAATTTTAGAACGAAAATCATTTGGTGCTGCGGCATCTGGAAGGAATGGCGGAGGAGTATTGGCGTTAGGGCGTGAGCTTAGAGAAATACCGTTTGCCCGTTTAGCAATCGAGATTTGGGATGCACTCGAACTTGATGGTATTGATACTAAATTCGTCCGTTCAGGTAATGTAATGGTTGCTAGTAATGAAACCGAGAAGCAGAAGCTGCTGGCCGCACATGACCTTTATCAGGCTTCGGGATTAACAGTAAAAATCCTCTCAGCTAATGAAATGAAAACAATAGTACCTGATATATTTCCTCAAATTAACATGGGGTTATTAAGTGAAACAGATGCACAAAGCTATCCGTTTACAACGATTAAAAGTATCATTTCTTATCTAAAAGAAAATGGTGTAAAGGTCATTGATCATTGCGAGGTATATGAATTTAAGACAAATCAACAAGAAATAGAATATGCTACCACAAATAAAGGAAACTATCAGTCTGACGCCTACCTTTTTTGCGCAGGCCCATGGACCACAGAGCTCTGCAACAAATTAAATGAAGAGATTCCTGTTTTACCAAGACGTTCTCAAATTCTTGTAACTGAAATCATGAAAAAGAGAAAAATCCATCCCTTTGTTGCGGGTAATTCCATTTACCTCAGACAAACTCACGCAGGGAACATCCTTTTTGGAGGCGGAGGACCATGGGAGACCAATGGATATGATGTATCTAATACTAACTTTGCAATCGAATTTCTTACTAAGAGATTCATAGAAATATTCCCAGGTTATAGGAATAAGCAATTAATCAGGGCCTTTGCAGGGACAGTTGAGTTAACAAGGGATCATCTGCCTTACTTTGGAAAAATTAATTCTTGGGATAATGCCTTTATATCTGCAGGATATAATGGACATGGTTACGGAATGTCTACAGTGATGGGAAAATTAATGGCAAAAAGTTTATCAAGCTATTTCGCAGGTAAGG
- a CDS encoding amino acid ABC transporter ATP-binding protein: protein MQNDIETAQPIITVENLHKRFDQLEVLKGVDLQVYKGEVIALIGASGSGKSTLLRCLNRLETINNGKVIIDNITLNNSDKNISKIRQEVGMVFQQFNLFPHMTVLQNVTVGPIEVLKMSVAEAEVQGIKLLEKVGLLDKKDVYPKKLSGGQQQRVAIARSLAMNPKIMLFDEPTSALDPELVGEVLQVMKQLALEGMTMVVVTHEIGFAKEVADRVIFMHNGVIEEEGNAEEVLNNPKSQRLSSFLRLVK from the coding sequence ATGCAAAACGATATAGAAACTGCACAACCAATTATTACTGTAGAAAATCTTCATAAAAGATTTGATCAATTAGAAGTGTTAAAAGGAGTTGATCTACAAGTTTATAAAGGCGAAGTAATTGCTTTAATTGGGGCAAGTGGTTCAGGGAAAAGTACACTGCTTCGCTGTTTGAATCGCCTCGAAACAATTAATAATGGCAAGGTTATTATTGATAATATTACACTGAATAATTCAGACAAGAATATTAGCAAAATTAGGCAAGAAGTGGGGATGGTCTTTCAGCAATTTAATCTATTTCCACATATGACCGTACTTCAAAATGTAACTGTGGGTCCGATTGAAGTTCTAAAAATGAGTGTGGCAGAAGCAGAAGTACAAGGAATCAAACTTTTAGAAAAAGTAGGATTACTTGATAAAAAAGATGTTTATCCTAAGAAGCTTTCCGGAGGACAGCAACAACGTGTTGCAATTGCTAGATCTTTAGCAATGAATCCAAAAATCATGCTTTTTGATGAGCCGACATCCGCTCTTGATCCTGAGTTGGTTGGAGAGGTTTTACAGGTAATGAAGCAATTGGCATTGGAAGGAATGACGATGGTTGTTGTTACCCATGAGATTGGATTTGCAAAGGAAGTAGCTGATCGTGTTATTTTTATGCACAATGGAGTCATTGAAGAAGAAGGTAACGCAGAGGAAGTTCTAAATAATCCTAAAAGCCAGAGGCTCAGTTCATTTTTAAGATTGGTAAAATAA